The Prosthecomicrobium sp. N25 nucleotide sequence TCGGACCAAGTGCACGAACGCGGTCAGGATGCGCCGGACATCGTCGCGATCGACCGTCTCATTTGTCGGCGACAGGCCTGGGCTCACACATGGGCCGGTTCGTTGGGAGGATGTCGCACCTGGGAACCCGCTTCCGCGCCGAGTCTTTGGACCTATGGCCGGGTCTTTTTTGCCCCTGCTCGAATGAGAACCATAACTGTCCGGCCTGGCCGGCATACCCAGGGCCTCAGGTCCGGGCCCTCGTGATTCTTGCGATGACGGCGTCGAGAGAAGCCCGACCGGGCCCGTACTTCAGGACGAAGAGCTGACACACCGCCCAAAGTCCATGCACCGCGTAGGCGTCCGGGTAGACGAAGATCTCGATCACCAGCGTCATGCCCAGCAGAACCAGGGCTGCGAAGCGGCTGGCCAGTCCGAGCACGAGCAGGACCGGCATGACATGCTCGGTGACGAGCGCCAAATGGGCGGCGATCCCCGGGTCGATCAGCGGCAGCCGATACTCTTCGCGGAACAGGTAGACCGCCGAGTCCGACAGGGTGAGCCAAGTTCCGTCCTCGACCTTGGTGCGGGCCGAGGACCAGAAAACCGAGGCAACCGAGATCCGCGCCACCAGGGCGATCAGCGAGTCCGGTATCAGCGTGCCGCCGGCGCGGACGAGGTCGGCGGCGCGGCGGGCGAGGGGGGCGGGGGGTGTGTGCAGGGCGAGCAGGCTCATGGTGGTCTCCTCAGGCGTCCAGGGACAGCGCGGCACCCGCGCGGATCAGGGTGGCGACCGCGGCCGGCGGGTCGAACCGGGGATCGACGGCGAGGCCGGCTTCCAGGGCGCGGGCGAGAGGCTCCCCGCGCTGCAGGAGATCGAGGAAGACGGCCTCCCCGGTACCCAGGCACTCGACGCGCACGGCGAGGCGGGGCCGCGTGACGAGCGCCGCCTCGGGCATCCAGTCTTGGAGGCTCGCTGGTTCGCCGACGCCCTCCTGCATCGACCAGATCGTCACGATAGGGTGACGGGATCGCACCAGGCGGGCCGCCG carries:
- a CDS encoding DoxX family protein; translated protein: MSLLALHTPPAPLARRAADLVRAGGTLIPDSLIALVARISVASVFWSSARTKVEDGTWLTLSDSAVYLFREEYRLPLIDPGIAAHLALVTEHVMPVLLVLGLASRFAALVLLGMTLVIEIFVYPDAYAVHGLWAVCQLFVLKYGPGRASLDAVIARITRART